The Eremothecium gossypii ATCC 10895 chromosome IV, complete sequence genome contains a region encoding:
- the SGO1 gene encoding Sgo1p (Syntenic homolog of Saccharomyces cerevisiae YOR073W (SGO1)) — MYKKVVGGWFVYLVSTQISSGRAGSARFGGHLGYPSPSVAYIMARASRKANGSKAKSNSVQEYLDLISLQKQQFDQMRANYSHQNTQLAKSNSMLMIKITDLETKISELVQENVQLRSRLSVTELRFKERLNQSFNLLEHGAFQRFDEIVNLFAVVRAQQGLRPESAAATEQAQRRFKGLEQRGVSPKVVGFDVPSSDSVRGERETLDDRAQQHQEADSMELNVEETQPLRKKRRRSSRRESLFIPSDFDFSNDSLENALKEADKSRSAKDEAPSVAEDTITEEKHRESASRTTEQGESESRTKEASGTLTQSNEDGMGNDKSLQKEGTQQEDAANFTHSIIEYFIPEEYDVGSSDVANTSKSKLEVYRDDNEIESSQSTSSGECKELTGELSSAQPPFVQIPASSQSKIKHSLKPPRTSQRKIVVDEVMPHNDYSDATRPRRTRGKAVDYKWPSLRAKMRRPTDKLVDATTVTDIHELQVPTNRKLRKQREGVADSADVHGETDHEQDPEQSPAAEDVSVGLQSINSNIQKDEVSDQPLQATEVTQALPEDLPLRQPMALKDITNKIHIVQKPKKSLAKKPIIGDVSDENSYYGDDTSASGLRLNEGDLSVFDLIGGVKCSNIPKTHRARAKAERQVGKKPAFKVST; from the coding sequence ATGTACAAAAAGGTAGTTGGCGGTTGGTTTGTTTACCTGGTTAGCACTCAAATCTCATCTGGACGAGCGGGCAGTGCACGATTTGGAGGTCATCTGGGTTATCCATCACCATCGGTAGCTTATATCATGGCGAGGGCGTCGAGGAAGGCTAACGGCAGCAAAGCCAAGTCCAATTCGGTGCAGGAGTACCTCGATTTGATAAGCCTGCAGAAACAGCAATTCGATCAAATGAGGGCAAATTATTCACATCAGAACACGCAATTGGCGAAGTCGAATTCAATGCTGATGATAAAGATCACAGATCTGGAGACCAAAATAAGCGAGCTGGTGCAGGAGAATGTACAGCTCCGAAGTCGGCTGTCGGTAACGGAGCTGCGATTCAAGGAACGACTTAATCAGAGCTTCAACCTGCTGGAGCACGGCGCGTTCCAGCGCTTCGACGAGATCGTAAATCTGTTTGCCGTAGTGAGGGCTCAGCAGGGTCTACGTCCAGAGAGTGCAGCAGCGACTGAGCAGGCACAGCGACGGTTCAAGGGTCTGGAGCAGCGGGGCGTGTCACCAAAGGTGGTGGGGTTTGATGTGCCGTCTTCAGACAGTGTGCGTGGTGAACGCGAAACCTTAGATGACCGTGCACAGCAGCATCAAGAAGCAGACAGCATGGAACTTAATGTGGAAGAAACGCAGCCCCTGCGTAAGAAAAGGAGGAGGAGTTCGCGACGTGAGTCGCTTTTCATACCGTCTGACTTCGATTTTTCAAACGACAGTCTTGAGAATGCGTTGAAAGAAGCGGACAAGTCACGGTCTGCGAAAGATGAAGCGCCATCTGTTGCTGAAGACACCATAACTGAAGAGAAGCATCGCGAGAGTGCCTCTCGGACAACAGAGCAAGGAGAAAGCGAATCCAGAACAAAAGAAGCCTCAGGGACATTGACACAATCGAACGAGGATGGTATGGGGAACGATAAGAGTCTACAAAAGGAAGGTACGCAACAAGAAGATGCCGCAAACTTTACACATTCAATTATAGAGTATTTCATTCCCGAAGAATACGATGTTGGGTCCTCAGACGTTGCTAACACAAGTAAGTCGAAACTAGAAGTGTATAGAGATGACAATGAAATAGAGTCATCACAGTCGACCAGCAGCGGTGAATGCAAAGAGCTCACGGGTGAACTATCTTCTGCTCAGCCACCGTTCGTTCAAATACCAGCTTCATCGCAATCAAAAATCAAACACTCGCTCAAACCTCCAAGAACAAGTCAAAGAAAGATTGTAGTTGATGAAGTGATGCCCCATAATGATTATTCAGACGCTACAAGGCCGCGTAGGACGCGGGGGAAGGCAGTTGATTACAAATGGCCTTCCTTAAGGGCGAAAATGAGAAGGCCGACCGACAAGCTTGTAGACGCCACGACTGTCACAGATATTCACGAATTACAGGTCCCAACCAACCGAAAGCTACGCAAACAACGCGAAGGAGTAGCAGACTCGGCGGACGTACACGGGGAGACTGATCATGAACAGGATCCGGAGCAGTCACCAGCGGCTGAAGACGTATCAGTGGGCCTTCAGAGCATCAATTCAAACATACAAAAAGATGAAGTAAGTGATCAACCACTACAGGCGACTGAAGTTACACAGGCATTACCTGAGGATCTGCCATTGAGGCAGCCAATGGCACTGAAAGATATTACGAATAAGATACATATAGTACAGAAACCAAAGAAATCACTTGCAAAAAAACCTATCATAGGGGATGTCAGTGACGAAAACTCATACTACGGAGATGATACATCTGCATCAGGTTTAAGGTTAAACGAGGGGGATCTTTCGGTATTTGATTTAATCGGCGGCGTCAAATGTAGTAACATACCTAAAACGCATAGGGCGCGCGCCAAGGCGGAACGGCAAGTGGGTAAAAAGCCAGCGTTCAAAGTTTCAACATAG
- the CDC21 gene encoding thymidylate synthase (Syntenic homolog of Saccharomyces cerevisiae YOR074C (CDC21)) has translation MSWRSLKDPTYARQAHYIYQLTLQRNMGLPNLKMDSVKSDTRSSVNAEEQQYLDLCKRIIEHGEFRPDRTGTGTYSLFAPPQLRFDLSGDKFPLLTTKKVFTRGIILELLWFIAGCTDGKKLSEQGVKIWEGNGSREYLDGLGLHDRREGDLGPVYGFQWRHFGAEYGTCDDDYTGKGVDQLRELIDKIKNKPYDRRIILSAWNPADFPKMALPPCHVLSQFYVSFGPEGSRPKLSCQLYQRSCDMGLGVPFNIASYALLTKMIAMVCDMDAGEFIHTMGDAHVYSDHIAALKEQIERVPREFPNLRIKRKVTDIDDFTLDDFEITDYNPHPRIQMNMSV, from the coding sequence AtgagctggcgcagcttGAAAGACCCTACTTACGCGAGGCAAGCTCATTATATATATCAGCTAACCTTGCAACGGAATATGGGTCTTCCTAATCTGAAAATGGATTCAGTTAAATCGGACACGAGGTCGTCGGTCAATGCAGAGGAGCAGCAGTACCTTGACTTGTGCAAGCGCATCATTGAGCATGGTGAATTCAGACCTGATAGAACTGGTACCGGCACGTACTCGTTATTTGCGCCGCCGCAACTTCGGTTCGATCTGAGTGGCGATAAGTTTCCGCTACTAACCACCAAGAAGGTATTTACGCGGGGCATCATACTTGAACTATTATGGTTCATAGCAGGCTGCACGGACGGTAAGAAGCTATCGGAACAGGGGGTTAAAATCTGGGAGGGAAACGGGTCGAGAGAATATTTAGACGGACTAGGGTTGCACGACCGCCGGGAAGGTGATCTCGGGCCGGTTTACGGATTCCAATGGCGCCACTTCGGAGCGGAATACGGGACATGCGATGACGATTATACGGGAAAGGGTGTGGACCAGCTGAGGGAGCTAATAGATAAGATTAAGAACAAGCCATATGACCGTCGCATTATCTTGTCGGCTTGGAATCCCGCAGATTTCCCAAAGATGGCGCTTCCTCCATGTCATGTGCTCTCCCAGTTCTATGTAAGTTTTGGACCTGAAGGCAGCAGACCTAAGCTCTCTTGCCAGCTCTACCAACGGTCTTGCGACATGGGTCTTGGTGTTCCATTTAATATTGCATCGTATGCCCTCCTGACGAAAATGATTGCAATGGTGTGTGACATGGACGCTGGTGAATTCATCCATACAATGGGAGACGCACATGTCTACAGTGACCATATAGCTGCGCTAAAAGAACAAATCGAACGTGTCCCCAGGGAATTCCCCAACTTACGTATTAAAAGAAAGGTGACAGATATAGACGATTTTACCCTCGATGACTTCGAGATTACGGACTATAATCCACACCCCAGAATACAAATGAATATGAGCGTTTAG
- the UFE1 gene encoding Ufe1p (Syntenic homolog of Saccharomyces cerevisiae YOR075W (UFE1)) translates to MADLTQLFRKYVAIIEEARNDPDGEADQRSKGVTQSNGSMEKFRIKDTFVKECSELARHILELRKVLTSLEGPYLSEGEMSEREKDDFDVEARLRLQQYVEKLKYLEKYEATRQQARKVKGDALGLMGLINGWSHTMAGFHQTTNQHRLGILQSVGLWLTATSVQLSQMQRERLSRQRELESIDFNAQLYVPTTLVSAVSHSPAVETTHEEIKQYEETMSMLTQEQLQVLQTEHEELLNQKMQELEKVQKLSKTVIEVASLQNELATHLHVQTQNINVLLDANDDIELDVQKGNRQLNKARERGSKSALMVIYMSIIFGLTILFLDYIN, encoded by the coding sequence ATGGCGGATTTGACTCAGTTATTCAGGAAATATGTGGCGATAATTGAGGAAGCGCGGAATGACCCCGATGGCGAGGCCGACCAGCGTAGCAAGGGCGTAACACAGAGCAATGGCTCCATGGAGAAATTCAGGATAAAAGACACATTCGTGAAGGAATGTAGTGAGCTTGCGAGGCATATTCTGGAGCTCCGGAAGGTTTTAACCTCACTGGAGGGGCCATACCTCAGTGAGGGAGAAATGTCGGAACGGGAAAAGGACGACTTTGATGTTGAGGCGCGGCTACGACTACAGCAGTATGTCGAGAAACTAAAGTACTTGGAGAAGTACGAAGCGACGCGGCAACAAGCCAGAAAGGTCAAGGGTGACGCATTGGGGTTGATGGGGCTGATTAATGGTTGGTCTCACACGATGGCGGGGTTCCATCAAACGACCAACCAGCATCGACTAGGGATATTGCAGTCGGTCGGGTTATGGCTGACTGCGACCTCTGTGCAGCTTTCACAAATGCAGCGTGAAAGGCTCTCGCGCCAGAGAGAGCTGGAATCCATCGATTTCAATGCACAGCTGTATGTTCCTACCACGCTTGTAAGCGCTGTTTCACATAGCCCCGCTGTTGAAACTACACATGAAGAGATAAAACAGTACGAGGAGACAATGTCGATGTTAACCCAGGAGCAGCTACAAGTGCTGCAGACGGAACATGAAGAGCTGCTGAACCAGAAAATGCAGGAATTGGAAAAGGTTCAGAAGCTCTCGAAAACGGTGATTGAAGTGGCATCTTTGCAGAACGAATTGGCAACCCACTTGCATGTTCAAACGCAAAACATCAATGTACTTCTAGATGCCAATGATGACATCGAACTAGATGTGCAAAAGGGCAACAGACAACTCAATAAGGCACGTGAGCGCGGCAGCAAATCCGCACTAATGGTGATATACATGTCCATTATTTTTGGACTGACCATTTTATTTCTGGATTATATAAATTAG
- the NUP133 gene encoding Nup133p (Syntenic homolog of Saccharomyces cerevisiae YKR082W (NUP133)), with protein sequence MPEPVFQLRKELNVFASEEGGATEDISSYAATADSSGITEWNTSDKFTNEMTLTENAKYTVSQLAPNLSFLPEQATDLTGAVDYYSGNALCNDRENLYIWPFNSPQRRLACIRIPLHEEHEVLSGAPLCCFTWPSAGEESEQTKSAGVLIVHANSGLVQFYEDIHTINSVSTLISKSRVIQLDLRFRDREHATDVVNAEPSGILVATSFGRLLLLTIRDSSGKPCLKLRQQLIKSQVGFFSGAMNTFKDIVAIKPSLITGKGERLLLTITRGGELKIWNVSATMSSYKRVEVNVYQQILESLQELYPFAYGSLQILDLNPLPSDPYSLLVLSSISDGKETYYILTAIKVEESSFSIFSVYRLNTYTKANDKKPRLFIAGDLENGEQPIEPQNVPVYLLFEDAVVITQAFTQLDSNYPLRKKWEDLVSLKEDSMVLGHGNDEKALYLINGNRGVVKIEAKMEPSEDYRFVKSHIDQAVYFSQVPNTPVEFNLPDSIELEREEVEEDLLTSGDEILLSYSSYIPPKLHSMTSHLQLRVDFFVNLLQFTRANFIYKVSPQVKLKLLESYEILNCSLSLSSYLSSDTDLTTQWHRVLLSEEVTEEELMLHQLKRFPELFGKFLAEIDEPLRSSSDIKFKVAAADLVNCVIYHSCLERGESEYRCNQLNLDLTEVGDDLPWFINFSIPDSLNKILLHLFYSFEDGNVPDEYHDKLLEIIKSLYYMCKQSDVWYAVKGSNAYEAGYQALTKFYTSNHLTWIQILLKIGRSVDALNIADFYHDLSGLVETLSSFDYEKAHPLYEEYFTKYGYQFSKTLFTTVIEQGKINDLFSRFPSHHDDLVRFFDEYPQYGHVSWIGNIFDQQYNAAAEVLVSVSSPDAAKKLDLNQLQVRLSIAKLSALAEEPILNMDLLNTIQSGLDLIDSQKKAAELAGEHTSLSKRYLETESHYQSILEKLKTNIVLSEYELVGIYTVLDDVTAFAKALHFLSLIKTIPEDSRQFLVSMIWRRCILFNDWNHTSDDLSTALYATLLAFFKEEYYRAGIPLPHVPKLTAPISKDTLSEQLFAGVECGNLLLDGAEADTSALSAVQTDMESRIRFLIGSAHSEAGASCVVNYETNTVD encoded by the coding sequence ATGCCAGAGCCCGTATTTCAATTGAGGAAGGAGTTGAATGTTTTCGCATCAGAGGAGGGGGGTGCAACGGAGGACATCTCCAGTTATGCAGCGACGGCAGATTCGTCGGGCATCACAGAATGGAACACCAGTGACAAGTTTACAAATGAGATGACGTTAACCGAAAATGCGAAGTACACTGTTAGCCAGCTTGCACCAAACCTGTCATTCTTGCCTGAGCAAGCGACGGATTTAACAGGTGCAGTGGACTACTACTCTGGCAATGCTCTATGCAACGACCGTGAGAATTTATACATTTGGCCGTTTAATTCTCCACAGCGGCGGCTCGCGTGCATCCGGATCCCACTGCATGAGGAGCACGAGGTATTAAGTGGTGCGCCGCTTTGCTGTTTTACCTGGCCGTCTGCGGGAGAAGAGAGTGAGCAAACTAAATCCGCAGGTGTGTTGATTGTGCATGCAAACTCTGGACTTGTGCAGTTTTACGAAGATATCCATACAATTAACAGTGTGTCCACTCTGATCTCTAAGAGTCGTGTGATACAGTTAGATCTCCGCTTTAGGGACCGGGAACATGCTACGGACGTCGTTAATGCAGAGCCATCGGGAATTCTAGTTGCAACGTCCTTTGGAAGGCTGTTGTTATTAACAATCCGGGATAGTAGTGGTAAGCCTTGCCTGAAGCTAAGGCAGCAGCTCATTAAATCGCAGGTTGGCTTCTTTTCGGGTGCTATGAACACTTTCAAGGACATAGTAGCTATTAAACCAAGTTTGATCACGGGTAAAGGCGAACGTCTGCTTCTCACCATTACAAGAGGCGGAGAGCTGAAGATTTGGAACGTTTCTGCCACTATGAGCTCCTACAAGCGTGTCGAAGTTAACGTCTACCAGCAAATATTGGAATCGCTTCAGGAACTTTATCCTTTTGCTTACGGATCGCTGCAGATTCTAGATCTAAATCCGCTACCATCCGATCCTTACTCATTGCTTGTTTTATCTTCCATTTCTGACGGCAAGGAGACTTACTACATACTGACGGCCATAAAGGTTGAAGAGAGCAGCTTTTCCATTTTCTCGGTATACAGGCTGAACACATACACAAAGGCCAACGACAAGAAGCCACGCTTATTTATCGCGGGCGATCTAGAGAATGGGGAACAACCTATTGAGCCTCAAAACGTTCCTGTCTACCTGCTCTTTGAAGATGCTGTGGTTATAACGCAGGCATTTACGCAGTTAGATTCAAATTACCCTCTAAGAAAGAAATGGGAAGATTTGGTTAGTCTAAAGGAAGACAGCATGGTTCTAGGGCATGGCAATGACGAGAAAGCGCTATATTTAATTAATGGTAATCGGGGTGTCGTGAAGATTGAAGCAAAGATGGAACCATCTGAGGATTACAGGTTTGTCAAATCACACATAGACCAGGCAGTGTACTTCTCACAGGTGCCCAATACCCCAGTCGAGTTTAACCTACCGGATTCAATTGAGCTAGAGAGGGAGGAAGTAGAGGAAGATCTTTTGACAAGTGGTGATGAAATATTGCTTTCATATTCTAGCTATATTCCTCCCAAATTACACTCAATGACCAGTCACCTACAGCTAAGGGTGGATTTCTTTGTTAACTTGCTGCAATTTACTCGGGCGAACTTTATTTACAAGGTTTCACCGCAGGTTAAGCTGAAGTTGTTAGAGAGCTATGAAATCTTGAACTGTTCGCTCTCGCTTTCTTCCTATCTATCCTCTGACACTGATCTCACCACACAATGGCACAGAGTACTATTATCCGAGGAAGTGACAGAAGAAGAACTCATGCTTCACCAATTGAAGCGCTTTCCGGAATTATTCGGCAAGTTTTTGGCTGAAATAGACGAGCCACTTCGCTCATCAAGTGATATTAAATTTAAGGTCGCTGCAGCCGATCTGGTCAATTGTGTCATTTATCACTCTTGCTTAGAAAGGGGTGAGAGCGAATATCGTTGTAACCAGTTAAACCTTGATTTAACAGAGGTAGGCGATGATTTGCCTTGGTTCATTAACTTTTCTATTCCAGACAGTTTGAACAAAATACTATTGCACCTATTTTATTCTTTTGAAGATGGTAATGTCCCAGATGAATACCATGATAAGCTCCTCGAGATCATCAAGTCATTGTATTATATGTGCAAGCAGTCCGATGTCTGGTATGCTGTGAAGGGCTCAAATGCATATGAAGCAGGCTACCAGGCTTTAACTAAATTCTACACTTCAAACCATCTGACTTGGATTCAAATCCTTTTGAAGATTGGCCGGTCTGTCGATGCCCTGAACATCGCAGACTTTTATCATGACCTCAGCGGACTTGTGGAAACACTAAGCAGCTTTGACTATGAGAAGGCACATCCTCTTTACGAGGAGTACTTCACCAAGTATGGCTACCAATTTAGCAAGACCCTGTTCACAACCGTCATAGAACAAGGAAAGATCAATGATTTATTCTCTAGATTCCCATCTCATCATGATGATTTGGTTAGATTCTTTGATGAATATCCCCAGTACGGACATGTTTCATGGATTGGCAATATATTTGACCAACAATACAACGCTGCAGCAGAGGTTCTTGTGTCAGTGTCATCGCCTGACGCAGCAAAGAAGCTAGATCTAAACCAACTGCAGGTTCGACTAAGCATTGCAAAATTAAGCGCATTAGCGGAGGAGCCCATTTTAAACATGGATCTCCTTAATACCATACAATCCGGACTAGACCTCATAGATTCACAGAAAAAGGCGGCAGAACTTGCCGGTGAGCACACTTCTTTATCCAAGAGGTATTTAGAGACAGAGTCGCATTACCAAAGCATCCTAGAAAAACTAAAAACAAATATTGTTCTATCAGAATACGAGCTGGTCGGCATTTACACGGTCCTGGATGATGTTACAGCTTTTGCAAAGGCTCTGCACTTCCTTTCACTCATCAAGACTATTCCTGAAGATTCCAGGCAATTTCTTGTCTCAATGATCTGGCGCAGATGTATTCTCTTCAACGATTGGAACCACACCAGCGATGACCTATCCACGGCGCTATACGCAACTTTGTTGGCTTTCTTTAAGGAAGAGTATTACCGCGCTGGTATTCCGCTGCCACATGTTCCCAAGCTCACCGCGCCTATCAGCAAAGACACCCTTTCCGAGCAGCTCTTTGCTGGGGTCGAGTGTGGCAATCTCTTACTGGACGGCGCTGAAGCGGACACTAGTGCACTATCTGCTGTCCAGACAGACATGGAGTCCCGTATCCGCTTTCTCATCGGATCTGCGCATAGTGAAGCAGGCGCCTCTTGCGTCGTCAACTATGAAACCAACACCGTCGATTGA
- a CDS encoding ADR221Cp (Syntenic homolog of Saccharomyces cerevisiae YKR084C (HBS1) and YOR076C (SKI7); 1-intron) — translation MSRFYDEDDMDTQEDPLEFQDEAELDDYLNDEEYDLMNELFPRAKAELSEHQGWDNLAVKQAIWDAEFDLEAALVQLKRRYKKKGLSALASLASARAAARPVRAAAGTNGASLLDGLRAKGLSSGASKLQMKRPALRAVDATPAPGASLMQTLSSLRKQSAAATPEAKPVAARPARTEARQDQWMALGALLQRQPSFKPAARPALQLSSVLLSRQTGCAEPRKTQLKRRVEEVFSVFYPNNYKAAKKQASANFMKPSPDDVVLESQKRAFEIKQVAEKVADLKFNNKDAAPKNYEDEEEDSRPKEGEQPSAKKVVQPTNPRNPFDIPAYVREKKPHMSFVVLGHVDAGKSTLMGRLLYDVGAVDTKLIRQLKRESELAGKGSFHLAWVMDQTNEERARGVTVDICTSEFETAKSTFTVIDAPGHRDFVPNAVTGVNLADVAIVTIDCATDAFESGFNLDGQTREHIILARSLGVKHIILAMNKMDTVEWHEGRFKAIRLELLSFLEDIGFKEPQTSWVPCSGLTGEGVYQKGYPPSQNWYKGPSLVDELERVSVSFFGLDGQQVSETPFLFSLLDTHSSGKNNEVYVSGKVLGGSVQPGETITIYPSEQTVVVDNIYVGDKRNPVGAAVQNDFVTLKLKNANFEDIKGGDLAAIVGFDIPSRKTFTSQVLTFKVDKPVLPGASFILFRGGAQCSARIKSLHQAVDKQDPSKVLKKKVRHIGSNQSAIVTIELTDRGLKMPLLTFDQNKRFGRILLRRDGKTIAAGVVKSIDAS, via the exons ATGAGTCGGTTCTACGATGAAGATGATATGGATACACAGGAGGACCCGCTAGAGTTTCAAGATGAGGCAGAACTGGACGATTACCTGAACGACGAGGAATACGATCTGATGAATGAGCTCTTCCCACGAGCAAAAGCAGAGCTGAGCGAGCACCAGGGATGGGACAACCTGGCAGTGAAGCAGGCGATCTGGGACGCGGAGTTCGACCTGGAGGCGGCGTTGGTGCAGCTGAAGCGGCGGTACAAGAAGAAAG GGCTTTCTGCGCTAGCGTCTTTGgcgagcgcgcgggcggcggcgcgccctgtgcgggcggcggcgggaACGAACGGCGCCTCGCTGTTGGACGGTCTGCGGGCGAAGGGGCTGTCTAGCGGGGCCAGCAAGCTGCAGATGAAGCGGCCAGCGCTGCGAGCTGTGGACGCGACGCCGGCGCCGGGCGCGTCGCTGATGCAGACGCTGTCGTCTCTGCGGAAGCAgtcggcggcggcgacgccTGAGGCAAAGCCTGTTGCAGCGCGCCCCGCAAGGACGGAGGCACGGCAAGACCAGTGGATGGCCCTGGGGGCTCTTCTGCAGCGTCAGCCGTCCTTCAAGCCTGCAGCGCGCCCTGCACTGCAGCTGTCGAGCGTGCTCCTCTCGAGACAGACAGGATGCGCAGAACCACGCAAAACCCAGCTCAAGAGGCGAGTGGAGGAGGTGTTCTCAGTTTTTTATCCTAACAACTATAAAGCAGCTAAGAAGCAGGCCAGTGCCAATTTCATGAAGCCCTCGCCGGATGACGTGGTGTTGGAATCCCAGAAGCGAGCCTTTGAGATTAAGCAGGTGGCCGAGAAGGTGGCCGATCTGAAATTCAACAACAAGGACGCGGCCCCGAAGAACtacgaggacgaggaggaggatTCGCGGCCGAAGGAGGGCGAACAGCCGTCGGCCAAGAAGGTTGTGCAGCCCACTAACCCGCGGAACCCATTCGACATCCCTGCATATGTACGTGAGAAGAAGCCCCATATGTCGTTTGTTGTTCTAGGCCATGTGGATGCGGGCAAGTCTACGCTGATGGGGCGGTTGTTGTACGACGTGGGTGCTGTGGATACCAAACTGATAAGGCAATTGAAGAGGGAGTCCGAGTTAGCGGGTAAGGGCTCCTTCCACCTAGCATGGGTCATGGATCAGACCAATGAggagcgcgcgcgcggtGTTACTGTGGACATCTGTACCAGTGAGTTTGAAACTGCAAAGTCCACGTTCACCGTTATCGACGCACCGGGGCACAGAGACTTTGTTCCCAATGCGGTTACAGGTGTTAACCTAGCGGATGTGGCAATCGTCACGATCGACTGTGCTACCGATGCTTTTGAATCGGGGTTCAACCTGGATGGCCAGACCCGTGAGCATATCATATTGGCGCGGTCGCTCGGCGTCAAGCATATTATTCTAGCAATGAACAAGATGGACACCGTAGAATGGCATGAAGGGCGCTTCAAGGCCATTCGGCTCGAACTCTTGAGTTTCCTGGAAGATATTGGGTTCAAGGAACCACAGACAAGTTGGGTTCCGTGCTCTGGATTAACTGGGGAAGGGGTATACCAAAAGGGTTATCCTCCGTCCCAAAATTGGTATAAAGGCCCATCCCTGGTAGACGAGCTCGAACGTGTTTCTGTCTCATTTTTTGGACTTGATGGGCAACAGGTATCCGAGACCCCTTTCCTATTTTCTCTTCTGGACACTCATTCCAGCGGCAAGAACAATGAAGTCTATGTCTCTGGGAAAGTGCTTGGGGGTTCGGTTCAGCCTGGCGAAACGATTACCATATACCCATCAGAGCAGACTGTTGTGGTCGATAACATTTATGTCGGAGATAAAAGGAATCCTGTAGGTGCCGCTGTGCAAAACGATTTTGTTACTTTGAAGTTGAAGAACGCTAATTTCGAAGATATAAAAGGGGGGGATCTAGCTGCAATTGTTGGCTTTGATATTCCAAGCCGTAAGACCTTCACCTCGCAAGTGCTGACTTTCAAGGTTGATAAACCAGTCTTGCCCGGCGCTTCTTTCATTTTATTCAGAGGAGGAGCGCAATGCTCTGCACGTATAAAAAGTCTGCACCAAGCTGTTGATAAACAGGATCCCTCAAAGGTCCTGAAAAAGAAGGTCCGGCATATAGGCTCCAATCAGTCGGCGATTGTCACTATCGAACTCACTGACAGAGGTTTGAAAATGCCGCTGCTAACCTTCGACCAAAATAAGCGTTTTGGTCGCATCCTGCTACGCAGAGACGGTAAAACCATCGCTGCAGGCGTGGTAAAGTCAATTGATGCATCCTGA
- the DAD2 gene encoding Dad2p (Syntenic homolog of Saccharomyces cerevisiae YKR083C (DAD2)), producing MVPEDVYQSKKSELLYLQKVTGLTDTLKAQLDELSKQVHQMHDNAECVSSVLKNWDSILNSISQATLSLLQYTENDYEVGAWSNGSRPEADKEPPLPETLVRVNVANESQE from the coding sequence ATGGTGCCTGAAGATGTGTATCAGAGCAAGAAGTCAGAGTTATTGTATCTTCAGAAGGTAACCGGGCTAACGGATACATTGAAAGCTCAACTAGATGAGCTATCAAAGCAGGTGCACCAAATGCATGATAACGCGGAATGCGTGTCCAGTGTGCTCAAGAACTGGGACTCAATTCTGAACTCCATCTCGCAGGCGACATTATCTCTGCTGCAGTACACAGAAAACGACTACGAGGTTGGAGCGTGGAGCAACGGTAGCAGGCCGGAAGCCGATAAAGAACCGCCGCTTCCGGAGACGCTCGTCAGGGTTAATGTGGCCAACGAGTCGCAGGAGTGA
- a CDS encoding ADR222Wp (NOHBY429; No homolog in Saccharomyces cerevisiae; Syntenic homolog of Kluyveromyces lactis KLLA0A07777g), giving the protein MAADSYIVTHRRNIMQCQLFNVVPTQKRKRESQQRLWAGKAVFEELMLPEMGQWTPTYQLKFEYESTPHVFCRTRIMRRLRDVKRVLQRQPDGAFHVLARAQALDIVLELRIGDAAEEQKFQDMWQRMLEEFEMLAEK; this is encoded by the coding sequence ATGGCTGCAGATAGTTATATAGTAACACACAGGCGGAATATCATGCAGTGCCAGCTGTTCAACGTTGTTCCTACGCAAAAACGTAAACGGGagtcgcagcagcggcttTGGGCGGGAAAAGCCGTGTTCGAGGAGCTCATGCTCCCGGAAATGGGGCAATGGACGCCGACGTACCAGCTGAAGTTCGAGTATGAGAGCACGCCGCATGTGTTCTGCCGGACACGAATAATGCGGAGGCTGAGAGACGTGAAACGGGTTCTGCAACGGCAGCCGGACGGAGCATTCCACGTGCTGGCACgggcgcaggcgctggaCATAGTTCTGGAGCTTCGCATCGGCGACGCGGCGGAGGAGCAGAAGTTCCAGGACATGTGGCAGCGGATGCTGGAGGAGTTCGAGATGCTGGCGGAGAAATAG